A single region of the Amia ocellicauda isolate fAmiCal2 chromosome 8, fAmiCal2.hap1, whole genome shotgun sequence genome encodes:
- the kgd4 gene encoding alpha-ketoglutarate dehydrogenase component 4: MGSKMAAASRVVQAVRPHAPLIKFPDRLSTPRPSVQEALKMVVGTPAQTPGTHSLPQSVSAASRPPGTSSVAPRSHTAAPPDTAATIAGLPPRYRRRTIATEEMDYIQRGGPE; this comes from the exons ATGGGAAGCAAAATGGCAGCTGCCAGTAGGGTCGTACAG gcAGTGCGGCCTCACGCTCCTCTGATTAAATTTCCTGATCGGCTGAGCACCCCAAGGCCCAGTG TCCAAGAAGCACTGAAAATGGTGGTTGGCACCCCGGCACAAACTCCTGGGACCCACAGTTTACCACAGTCTGTCAGCGCTGCCTCCAGACCACCGGGGACCAGCAGCGTTGCCCCCCGGAGCCACACGGCCGCCCCCCCGGACACTGCCGCCACTATCGCAGGCCTGCCCCCGCGGTACCGCAGAAGGACAATCGCCACAGAGGAGATGGATTACATCCAG CGCGGGGGACCAGAGTGA
- the pdxp gene encoding pyridoxal phosphate phosphatase, translated as MAGAVSSRGCKKIRGAQIRELLDAKSNVLFDCDGVIWDGEKPVAGAPEVVRLLKQRGKNVFFVTNNCTRPRDSYLQKFARLGFTLVQQEHIFSSAYCSAVYLRDVGRVQGRVFVIGGDGVYQELREAGVAFVEEEADAPGVTIATCPLDTDVKAVLVGYDDRLNFLKLAKACCYLRDADCQFLATDPDPWHPLRGGRVTPGSGSLCAALETATNRKATVIGKPSKFMFDCIATQFEVDPSQSLMVGDRLETDILFGANCGLATMLTLTGVSKLEEAEEYVNSADPEKRDLVPDYVVDSIADFLEALEA; from the exons ATGGCCGGCGCCGTGAGCAGCAGGGGCTGCAAGAAGATCCGAGGCGCGCAGATCCGGGAGCTGCTGGACGCCAAGAGCAACGTCCTCTTCGACTGCGACGGCGTCATCTGGGACGGGGAGAAGCCGGTGGCCGGGGCCCCGGAGGTGGTGCGCCTCCTGAAGCAGCGGGGCAAGAATGTGTTCTTCGTGACCAACAATTGCACCAGGCCCCGGGACAGCTACCTGCAGAAGTTCGCCCGGCTGGGCTTCACCCTGGTGCAGCAGGAGCACATCTTCAGCTCGGCCTACTGCTCCGCCGTGTACCTGCGGGACGTGGGGCGGGTGCAGGGCCGGGTGTTCGTCATCGGGGGGGACGGGGTGTACCAGGAGCTGCGGGAGGCCGGGGTGGCCTTCGTGGAGGAGGAAGCGGACGCCCCCGGGGTGACCATAGCCACCTGTCCGCTCGACACGGACGTCAAGGCGGTGCTGGTGGGATACGACGACCGGTTGAATTTCCTCAAGCTGGCGAAAGCGTGCTGCTACTTGCGCGACGCGGACTGTCAGTTCCTGGCCACCGACCCGGACCCCTGGCACCCACTGCGGGGAGGCAGAGTCACGCCGG GCTCGGGGAGTCTCTGCGCCGCCTTGGAGACTGCCACCAACCGGAAGGCCACGGTCATCGGCAAGCCCAGCAAGTTCATGTTCGACTGCATCGCCACCCAGTTCGAAGTGGATCCCTCCCAGTCTCTCATGGTGGGCGACCGCCTGGAAACAGACATCCTGTTCGGGGCCAACTGCGGGCTGGCCACCATGCTCACGCTGACGGGGGTGTCGAAGCTGGAGGAGGCGGAGGAATACGTGAACAGCGCGGACCCGGAGAAGAGGGACCTGGTGCCGGATTACGTGGTGGACAGCATTGCTGACTTCCTGGAAGCCTTGGAGGCTTGA